The following proteins are encoded in a genomic region of Drosophila willistoni isolate 14030-0811.24 chromosome 3R, UCI_dwil_1.1, whole genome shotgun sequence:
- the LOC6649555 gene encoding acetylcholine receptor subunit alpha-like 2 produces MGYRMKPLTLLLSGIWRNCKLLCLLFIFLLLCETVQANPDAKRLYDDLLSNYNRLIRPVSNNTDTVLVKLGLRLSQLIDLNLKDQILTTNVWLEHEWQDHKFKWDPSEYGGVTELYVPSEHIWLPDIVLYNNADGEYVVTTMTKAILHYTGKVVWTPPAIFKSSCEIDVRYFPFDQQTCFMKFGSWTYDGDQIDLKHISQKNDKDNKVEIGIDLREYYPSVEWDILGVPAERHEKYYPCCAEPYPDIFFNITLRRKTLFYTVNLIIPCVGISYLSVLVFYLPADSGEKIALCISILLSQTMFFLLISEIIPSTSLALPLLGKYLLFTMLLVGLSVVITIIILNIHYRKPSTHKMRPWIRAFFIKRLPKLLLMRVPKDLLRDLAANKINYGLKFSKTKFGQALMDEMQMNSGGSSPDSLRRMQGRVGVGGCNGMHVTTATNRFSGLVGALGGGLSTLSGYNGLPSVLSGLDDSLSDVAARKKYPFELEKAIHNVMFIQHHMQRQDEFNAEDQDWGFVAMVMDRLFLWLFMIASLVGTFVILGEAPSLYDDTKAIDVQLSDVAKQIYNLTEKKN; encoded by the exons ATGGGCTACCGAATGAAACCTCTTACCCTCCTGCTCTCCGGCATCTGGAGGAATTGTAAATTACTCTGCCTTCTATTCATATTTCTGCTTCTATGCGAAACTGTCCAAGCGAATCCAGATGCCAAACGTCTCTATGACGATCTCTTAAGCAATTATAATCGTCTTATACGACCAGTTAGTAATAATACCGATACGGTATTGGTTAAACTCGGTCTGCGCCTGTCCCAGCTAATTGATTTG AATCTAAAAGATCAAATTTTAACGACCAATGTGTGGCTGGAGCATGAATGGCAGGATCATAAATTCAAATGGGATCCCTCTGAATATGGCGGCGTCACTGAGCTTTATGTGCCCTCTGAGCATATTTGGCTGCCAGATATAGTGCTCTACAACAA tgCCGATGGTGAATACGTGGTCACCACCATGACGAAAGCCATACTCCATTACACTGGCAAAGTTGTTTGGACGCCGCCGGCAATTTTTAAATCGAGTTGCGAAATTGATGTACGCTATTTTCCTTTCGATCAGCAGACATGCTTTATGAAATTCGGCTCATGGACCTATGATGGTGATCAG ATCGATTTGAAACACATCAGCCAGAAAAATGACAAGGACAACAAGGTTGAGATTGGCATTGATTTGCGGGAATATTATCCCAGCGTGGAATGGGATATATTAGGTGTACCAGCCGAGCGACATGAAAAATATTATCCTTGCTGTGCTGAACCATATCCAG atatatttttcaatatcacACTAAGAAGGAAGACTCTCTTTTACACCGTTAATTTAATCATTCCCTGCGTTGGCATCTCCTATCTGTCAGTATTGGTGTTCTATCTGCCAGCCGATTCTGGTGAAAAAATTGCTCTCTGCATCAGCATTCTGCTGTCCCAGACCATGTTCTTCTTGCTCATATCAGAAATTATTCCATCGACATCTTTGGCATTGCCGCTGCTGGGAAAATATCTTCTCTTTACCATGTTGCTGGTCGGCTTGAGTGTTGTCATAACCATCATCATACTCAATATACACTACCGCAAGCCAAGTACTCACAAGATGCGTCCTTGGATACGAGCGTTCTTTATAAAGCGACTGCCAAAATTGCTTCTGATGCGTGTACCCAAGGATTTACTGCGTGATCTGGCAGCCAATAAGATCAACTACGGCCTAAAGTTCAGTAAGACCAAATTCGGACAGGCACTGATGGATGAAATGCAAATGAATTCGGGTGGCTCCAGTCCGGACTCGTTACGCCGCATGCAGGGACGCGTTGGAGTGGGCGGATGCAATGGCATGCATGTGACTACGGCCACAAACAG ATTCAGTGGCTTGGTTGGTGCTTTGGGTGGAGGACTGAGCACATTGAGCGGCTACAATGGCCTGCCATCGGTGTTATCCGGTTTGGATGACTCTTTGAGCGATGTGGCAGCACGCAAAAAATATCCATTTGAGCTGGAGAAGGCCATACACAATGTCATGTTCATACAACATCACATGCAGCGTCAGGATGAGTTCAATGCG GAGGATCAAGATTGGGGCTTTGTGGCCATGGTTATGGATCGCTTGTTCCTGTGGCTCTTTATGATTGCATCGCTGGTGGGCACATTTGTCATATTAGGCGAGGCACCATCTCTGTACGATGATACCAAGGCCATTGATGTTCAACTATCCGATGTTGCCAAGCAAATTTATAATCTAACCGAAAAGAAGAATTAA
- the LOC111519364 gene encoding uncharacterized protein LOC111519364, producing MNINSHAYLAFCLVFLSYFSNNHLMSNVTEESVEEMPDTYDPYDLSHLECGHCKRNVSHCKILTTGYSCSHYGDLGSVVTIKSYPSINYIDKNLLLNNSQHLDKCLPDVYGLTFISKHCCFWSPKLGCTQVKHKSSLSDLCNECFRNKKNKNKGCECSKANLWIGNNNHAYIYYVALFCLLKKLLTIN from the exons ATGAATATCAATTCTCATGCTTATCTAGCGTTTTGTTTAGTATTTCTGAGTTACTTTAGCAACAATCACTTGATGTCAAATGTAACTGAAGAAAGTGTAGAAGAAATGCCAGACACTTACGATCCCTATGACTTAAGCCATTTGGAGTGTGGCCACTGCAAAAGGAATGTGTCCCATTGTAAGATCCTAACAACCGGTTACTCTTGCAGTCATTATGGCGACTTGGGAAGTGTTGTCACAATTAAATCATATCCAAGTATTAACTACATAGATAAGAATTTGCTGCTGAATAACTCACAACATTTGGATAAATGTCTACCTGATGTATATggcttaa CCTTCATTTCGAAGCACTGCTGCTTTTGGTCACCGAAATTGGGCTGTACTCAAGTTAAGCATAAATCAAGTCTAAGTGACTTATGCAACGAGTGTTTCAGGAACaagaagaataaaaataaaggcTGTGAATGCTCCAAGGCAAATCTGTGGATCGGTAATAATAATCATGCTTATATCTACTATGTGGCTTTATTCTGTTTACTGAAGAAATTGTTAACAATAAACTAA